From the Peromyscus leucopus breed LL Stock chromosome 8b, UCI_PerLeu_2.1, whole genome shotgun sequence genome, one window contains:
- the LOC114707073 gene encoding CMRF-35-like molecule 4: MTPGVMGVWLPSALLLLQVPGCVPLRGPSKVTGTVGESLSVRCQYEEEHKTNDKYWCRVSLPLCKVIVRTRASKEAGNGRVSIRDHPATLTFTVTLENLTLEDAGIYKCVVDIPFINGSFWETIPTLGIDDSFKVVVSVDPVTGSSPENRASSLGSPTSSPVHTQHSVTTDDTTPGPSLQPRSLQSRIFFKVLVFLEVPLLLSMFSAVLWVNRPQRCSGKKQHCPDYENQ; the protein is encoded by the exons ATGACCCCAGGAGTGATGGGAGTGTGGCTGCCTTCAGCTCTGCTCCTCTTGCAGGTCCCAG GCTGTGTCCCTCTGCGTGGCCCCAGCAAGGTGACAGGCACTGTGGGGGAGTCCCTGAGTGTGCGGTGTCAGTACGAGGAGGAACACAAGACTAACGACAAATACTGGTGCAGAGTTTCACTACCATTATGTAAAGTGATTGTCAGGACCAGAGCCTCAAAAGAAGCTGGGAATGGCCGAGTGTCCATCAGGGACCATCCAGCCACCCTCACCTTCACAGTGACCTTGGAGAACCTCACCTTAGAGGATGCAGGCATCTATAAATGTGTGGTGGACATACCGTTTATCAATGGCTCATTCTGGGAAACCATTCCCACCTTGGGGATCGATGACTCCTTCAAAGTTGTGGTGTCGGTGGACCCAG TCACAGGCTCTAGCCCCGAGAACAGAGCAAGTAGCCTGGGgtcccccacatcctcaccagtgcACACTCAGCACAGCGTGACCACAGACGACACAACTCCTGGTCCCAGCCTACAACCCCG GTCCCTGCAAAGCAGAATCTTCTTCAAGGTCCTGGTCTTTCTGGAGGTGCCCCTGCTCCTGAGCATGTTCAGTGCTGTCCTCTGGGTGAACAGGCCTCAGAGATGCTCTGGGAAGAAGCAGCATTGTCCCGATTATGAGAATCAGTGA